Below is a genomic region from Methanococcus vannielii SB.
CTACCCGGATACATTTTAAGCCATGCGTCAATTTTAATATCTTCTGCAATTGGAATTTTTGATACGTCTACAATTGCACCTTTTTTGGAAACCTCAAGAAGCATTCCAAGCGTTCCAAGGCCTCCCGGATTACTTATATCCTTACATGAATTTGCAAGGTGGTTTTCACCTATAATTTCAAGTGATTTTAGCTGATCCCTTACATATTTTTTGGATTTCATTGAAGTTGTATCCCAATTTAGCTTAAATGTTTCATGAATAGCCCCATCTAAATCATATGCAAAAACTACTTTATCACCTATTTTTGCAGAGTCACTTCTTAGAACGTTTTCTTTTTTAACGATTCCCGTAATGGATACATCTAAAACATTGCAGTGTGCATCAGGATGCGTGTGGCCCCCAACAACTGGAACTCCAAATTTTTTAATTCCTTCTTTAAGGCCCTTTAAAAGTTCTTTACCTTTATCACAGTCTTTTATGCCGATAATATTTGTCATTGCAATTGCTCGTCCACCCATTGCTGCAATATCATTTGTATTTACCAATACAGAACAGTAACCTGCCCACCAAGGGTCTTTTTCCAATAATTTACCCCAAATACCGTCTGCAGCAAGCAAAAGTGCATTTTCCCCATCAAGCCCGATTATTGCAGCATCGTCCCCAAAATCTGCAATTATGTCAAAATCATATTCCTCTTCAAAATTAAAGTTATTTACAACATTTTTAATTTCTTTTTTTCTTGTTACGCCTTCAAAATTCCTAATTTCTTCGGCAAGCTTACTTAATTCCATAAAATCGCCCACACGTTCTATAATTTCCAAAAAAACTATTTTAATAATAAAATAATAAGTTGATTCTTATATATAATTTTCCATTTAAAATATATTTTCAGTACTTTTTTAAAATAAGAGTAAAAAATAAGTCTAAATGAAATATTTTGATGGAATTAGGCTTTATGTTTTTCATAAGACTCTAAAAGCATTTCAATTACGGGAAGTCTTTTTCCTGCCAAAAATTCAATACACGCACCCCCTCCAGTGCTTATGTGGCCCACATTTCCAGAAATTCCGACTACTTCAGCAGCAGCAGACAGATGTCCGCCTCCAATTACTGAAAATCCTTTTGAACTTGCAGTTGCTTTTAAAATTTCTTCTGTTCCTTTTAAGAAATTTTTGTTTTCAAATACTCCTGCAGGGCCGTTTGCAACTATTGTCTTGGCATTCTTTAAAATTTCCCAATAACTTTCAATTGTTTTTTGACCCAGATCATGGATTGGATGACTTACTTCATTATTTAAATTTAATTCAGTTTCTTTTCTTTCCCCTTCAATATTTAAAGCTGCATCAATAGGTATTACGATTTTCTCACCGTATTTTTCAATTAACTCTTTTGCAATAGTTACTTGCCCAGTGTAACCCATATCGTCAATTAATTTTTCGTTAGGGCCCAATTTAAATCCTTTTGCAATTAAAAATATATTTGCAACAATCCCACTTGTAATTACTTGATCAGCAGTCTGTTTTTCAAGCACGTTTTTAATTACTTCGATACTGTCATCCGCTTTTGCACCCCCTAGTGCAAATACACATGGCCTATCTGGATTTTTAATAACTTTTGTAAGCGTAAAAAGTTCTTTTTCCATGACCCGTCCACAAAGCATTGGCATATAATATGAAAAGCCTACAAGTGAAGGTTGGGCCCTGTGGGCTGCTGCAAACGCATCATTTACGAAATAATCAAAAAAAGGATGTAATTTTTTTACCATTATTGTTTTTGCCTGTTTTTCAGGGGTAATTTTATCCCAAGATTTCCATTCTGAAAGGACTTCTTCAGATAAAAGCCTTACATTTTCAAGAAGTATTACTTCGCCGTTGTCCATCCCTAAAATAGATTCTCGTACAGTAGACCCCAATAACCCATCAACATATCCTACTTCGATACCTAAGACCTCGGATAATTTTTTTGCGTGAGATTCGAGGGTTGTAAAATCCTTTTTTCCAGGCCTACTCTGGTGGGCCAAAATTACTACTTTTGCACCTTTGTTAGAAAGGTCTTTTATCGTATTGTAACATGCTTTAATTCTCGTGTCATCCAAAATAGCCCCATTATTCACATCAATCGGACTATTAATATCTACACGTAATGCAACCGTTTTTCCTTCCAAATTAAAGTCATCAAGGGTCAAAAACATAACGCATCCTCCAGTTGATATTTTACTTTTATTTTCGCACTATTATGACATTAAATCGTTAAAAGCTAGATAACTTAGTTATATATATCTTTCCAATCCTGTAAAATGTATTATTTTGGTTGTATAAAATAATTTTGATGGTAATGTAAGCTCCAAAATTGTTCATTTGAAAAATATAAACTTGAATTTTATAAAATTAAAGTTTAAAATCAATAAAAAGTCGCCTAAGTCAATTTAATTCGTTTGAACATTGCAAAATATAGGTTGAAGTTTAAAAATTTAATAAAACACAAAAATTCAATCAAAAAGGATAAATAACTTCATTAAATAAATGTATATTAATCAATTGTATTTAGGCACAAAGAAAAGGCGGTGGAGTAGTTATGTTCAAAAAAATAAAAAGAATATTTGTAGGAAATAAAGAGTTACCTGCTCAAGTACCTGTTCATGATGAGGAATATGTCGTTATAGGCCAATCATATCCTGCATATGAAATTAAAGAGTCTAAAGAAATTCCATTACCAAAAGAAACCGTTCCTGAAGAAAAAGTAAAAATTGTAAAACATAAAATCTATCCGCGAGTCCTTACTACAAGAATTAAATCTCCTGAGGACTTTGAACATATAAAAAACATAGTAGAACATGATGTTTTAATAATCAATCTTGAAGAAGTGCCTATCGAAGCAATTATTAAGGAATTCAATGATTTTAAAAAATATCTTGAAACACTCGATTACAGCCTAGGTAGGGTTGGAGAAAACACGATTCTTGCAATTAAGTCTGATGTTGAAGTTGATAAATACGTTTCTGAAGAACCCGTAAAAGAATCTGAATAATAGGTGAAATTATACGAATAGCAATTACTGGAACTCCGGGCGTTGGAAAAACAACTGTTTCTAAAAATCTTTTTGAAAAACTGATAAATCTTGAAAATAACGTAAAAAACATAAATATTACAGAGATTGTTTCTAAAAATCAATTATATATTGAAAAAGACGATGAAATGAACTCATATGTTATTGATTTTCCTAAATTGAATAATTTTTTAGAATTAAACACGACCTGTGAAGATTTAATAATTCTTGATGGCCATGTAAGTCATCTTTTAAATCCTGACTGCATTATTGTACTTCGACTTAACCCTGAGAGGATATTTGATAGACTAAGCCTTAGAAATTATTCTGAAAAAAAGATAAAGGAAAACGTTGAAGCAGAAATTTTAGACGTGTGCCTCGTTGAATCTATTGAAAATAATGTTGAGTCAAAGATATTTGAAATAGATTGTACCGAAAAATCTGTTTTGGATATTTGTAACATTATAATATCATTTTTAGAACACAATACGCCAAAATATGGCAATGTAAGTTGGCTTGAAGATTATTTTTACATGTTAGAATAACTTTTTTTATATTCTTAGTATATTCCTAAAAAATAAAAAATTGTCGGAAAAATTAAAACTGACATCATATTTGACATATTTACTTGTTTTTTAATACATATAATTCCAATGGATATTGATACTATATAGATTACAGCATGATATGTAAAATAATTGTTAAATGTCAATAAAAATATCAAAAAAGTGCAGAATATAATCAAATATTTTGAGATATCACCATAGTTATATCGATTTATATTTTTCAGTACATATTTTGAAGCAGTTGATAAAAAAAGTAGCGATAAGCCAGATGCAAGAAAAATACTCCCAAATATATCAAAAGCAGTATACTCAAGATTTAAATTTTTTATTGTTTCTGCAATTCCACTTCTTCCAGTTCCGATTAAAACAAGTGCAAGTATCGAAAATAATTCATTTGAAAGTGTTATTGCACCTTGTGAAACAATGAAATTTTCAATGTTTTCTTCTTTTATTAGCTTGCTTAAAAAGTAGTTTATTTGGGCTCCGCCAGTTGCAGGTATAAATATTCTTAAAAATCCGCCAATTGTTCCAAAAACTACTGATTTTAAATAAGAACCATTTAACTTTGGAAAACTCATGTACTGATATCCTAATTTTTTTCTTCCAAGATTTGTAATTAAAAATGGAATTCCAAACATTCCTGTAAATAGTACTGCCATTGTGTTATTATAAGAAGGATTTATATAAAATACGGATATTCCAAGGGTTCCTGAAAATAAAATTACTAAAAATGTCCAGAATTTATTTTTTGAGAAGATTATTGATGTAAAAATTAAAATTATAAGGATATATGGTAAAAATGGCTTTAAAATACCATATATTGAATTTAAATCCAAATTTAACGTAAAAATTATTAAAAATAAAATTGATGAAAAAATAATTCCTAAAAATCCCCCCATTCCTGCTAAAATTACGGCTTCATAACCTTTTCCATCTTTTGTTAATTTATGCATTGGAATTGATGAAACTGCCGATTCTGAGTCGGGAACTCCGATAAATGCAGAAGGAATATAGTTCAAAAAGTAATGAGATATAACAAGCCCCATTAAAAATCCAAAATAGTTTGTTTGTCCGAAATAAGGTAGTAAAATCGTTGAAAAGGGAATTAATAAATTTGGATGAATTCCAGGAATTAATCCAGTAAATGAGCCAGTAATCGCACCAAAAGCTACAAAAAACAAATTTACCATTTAATCCCTTTTTTCACAGTAGCTGCATTTTTTGTACCCTAAATTTAAAGCATCTTCTTCATTAATAAAATACACTTTTTCATTTATTTTTAAGCCATAAGAACAGCTAGCATGCGTATGATACGACTTACTGCTTTTAGATGCATAGTATTTTGTAGGCACTTTTGAAAAGAGTATATCTTTTTCAAAATTTAATTTTTCAACGATTTCAAAATTAGATATGTCTTTTAATGTTATACCATACAATCCATTGTAGACGTTAATTTTTCCGGTAACTCTTACAATATCTCCTTCTTTTATTCGCGGGTCAGTTTTTAAAGTATATTCTAAAAATTCTTTTGAAATTTCTGTTGAAATATATAATCTAAGATCAGAAGCTGTTTCATCCATTAACCTAACTGATTTTATGCCGATTACTTCACGATATTCATTATAGTTTACATCCATTCTTTGAATTTTAGAGGTTATTTTAACAAAATCCCCATCTTTTAAGTGAGATATTGGCTTTTCAGAGGGAGTAAGCTCGTATGTAGTTAAAAATAAACTTCCTAAAACCACAAAAACTACACTAAAAAATATTATCTTTTTTTCGGTCAAAATCATAATTATCAGTTTGAATATAAACATACAATTTTATATAGTTATGTTATAGTGTAAAAAACATTAGATTATCTAATAAAAAAATAGTTATAAATCTATCTAATAAATAGATATATATACATTCTTATTCAAAATAACCTTGTATTTGCTACATACCTATTAATATACTTAATATATAAAACCATTATTAAAAATATAGGTGATAGCGTGAAAATTTCACCGTTAAAAACTGGCCTCATAGGAGGGTTTTCAGCAATATTGTTAGAAGTCATGTTTAAGGTAAGTCCTCCTCCAGCATATGGGTTATGTGTTGCATGCCACACTAGAGACCTTATGAACTGGATTGTAAATAATTTACTAGGAACCAATCTTGGTATGGCGCCTGTATCAAAATTCTTACCTGTGTTAACTGTTATCGGGTTATTAATCGGTGCATTAGCCGGTGCAATTATTCATAAAGATTTCAAAATTAGAAGAACCCACAATTTAGTTGTTGGATTTATACTTGGAGTACTTGTGTTAAACTTCGCACTTTTGATGGGCGGATGCCCTATCAGAATGGCTTTAAGGGCAGGTTATGGGGATTTATTCGGACTAATTGGGTTAGTAGGGATAGCTATTGGAGCTGTTGTAGGTTCTGAAGTATATTTGAAAAAAGCATAATTTATAAAGGGTGATAATATGGATATTTATCAATACTTGCCTGCAATTGGCACTTTAGTATTTGGTACCCTTTTGGGATATCTTGGACAAAGATCCGCTCTTTGTTTCTGTGGAGGACTTAGGGACTTTTCTTTAATGAAAGACACGTGGCTACTCAAAGGTTTA
It encodes:
- a CDS encoding methanogenesis marker 2 protein produces the protein MELSKLAEEIRNFEGVTRKKEIKNVVNNFNFEEEYDFDIIADFGDDAAIIGLDGENALLLAADGIWGKLLEKDPWWAGYCSVLVNTNDIAAMGGRAIAMTNIIGIKDCDKGKELLKGLKEGIKKFGVPVVGGHTHPDAHCNVLDVSITGIVKKENVLRSDSAKIGDKVVFAYDLDGAIHETFKLNWDTTSMKSKKYVRDQLKSLEIIGENHLANSCKDISNPGGLGTLGMLLEVSKKGAIVDVSKIPIAEDIKIDAWLKMYPGSGFVFTTPENNVKELLSTLEFVGITASVCGEVKEDKKFIITDGKDKEVLFDFGREYICGC
- a CDS encoding phosphoglycerate kinase yields the protein MFLTLDDFNLEGKTVALRVDINSPIDVNNGAILDDTRIKACYNTIKDLSNKGAKVVILAHQSRPGKKDFTTLESHAKKLSEVLGIEVGYVDGLLGSTVRESILGMDNGEVILLENVRLLSEEVLSEWKSWDKITPEKQAKTIMVKKLHPFFDYFVNDAFAAAHRAQPSLVGFSYYMPMLCGRVMEKELFTLTKVIKNPDRPCVFALGGAKADDSIEVIKNVLEKQTADQVITSGIVANIFLIAKGFKLGPNEKLIDDMGYTGQVTIAKELIEKYGEKIVIPIDAALNIEGERKETELNLNNEVSHPIHDLGQKTIESYWEILKNAKTIVANGPAGVFENKNFLKGTEEILKATASSKGFSVIGGGHLSAAAEVVGISGNVGHISTGGGACIEFLAGKRLPVIEMLLESYEKHKA
- a CDS encoding adenylate kinase family protein yields the protein MRIAITGTPGVGKTTVSKNLFEKLINLENNVKNINITEIVSKNQLYIEKDDEMNSYVIDFPKLNNFLELNTTCEDLIILDGHVSHLLNPDCIIVLRLNPERIFDRLSLRNYSEKKIKENVEAEILDVCLVESIENNVESKIFEIDCTEKSVLDICNIIISFLEHNTPKYGNVSWLEDYFYMLE
- a CDS encoding tripartite tricarboxylate transporter permease yields the protein MVNLFFVAFGAITGSFTGLIPGIHPNLLIPFSTILLPYFGQTNYFGFLMGLVISHYFLNYIPSAFIGVPDSESAVSSIPMHKLTKDGKGYEAVILAGMGGFLGIIFSSILFLIIFTLNLDLNSIYGILKPFLPYILIILIFTSIIFSKNKFWTFLVILFSGTLGISVFYINPSYNNTMAVLFTGMFGIPFLITNLGRKKLGYQYMSFPKLNGSYLKSVVFGTIGGFLRIFIPATGGAQINYFLSKLIKEENIENFIVSQGAITLSNELFSILALVLIGTGRSGIAETIKNLNLEYTAFDIFGSIFLASGLSLLFLSTASKYVLKNINRYNYGDISKYLIIFCTFLIFLLTFNNYFTYHAVIYIVSISIGIICIKKQVNMSNMMSVLIFPTIFYFLGIY
- a CDS encoding cytochrome c produces the protein MKISPLKTGLIGGFSAILLEVMFKVSPPPAYGLCVACHTRDLMNWIVNNLLGTNLGMAPVSKFLPVLTVIGLLIGALAGAIIHKDFKIRRTHNLVVGFILGVLVLNFALLMGGCPIRMALRAGYGDLFGLIGLVGIAIGAVVGSEVYLKKA